The following nucleotide sequence is from Anguilla rostrata isolate EN2019 chromosome 3, ASM1855537v3, whole genome shotgun sequence.
ATAGAAGgctaaatgtgaaaatggtaACATCTCACCTGTTAGAAGAGTACATTGCTAATTTTGACTCCTTGGCTTCTCTGATCCAGCGGCAGCAGGCCCCTGTTACAGCAAGCACCAGGATGAATTTGCGGAGCTTCCGTAATGTCCCTCTGGTTCCCATGGAAACTTCTTCCTCCTCATCTGATGATAGCTGTGACAGCTTTGGTTCTGACGGCTTCTCCAATACTGTAAGCAGTTTTAATTGAAAGTTACATGCAGATGGTATCAGTTTCCCAATGCGTTAACTGATCATACCGCCTCCATGTTGGAATTGTTGACTTCAGAACAGTAAGTGGTTGGCCTTGATATAATGCCTATGCACATGCATACTATTTCTCCCATCATAGAAGAGACCATACACCAGGGCCAGGGTGACAGCAAAGATGTCCAAGGTGTTTGAGGCCACTTCAGATGAAGAGACATCAGATGGGTTTGCAGCAAAAGATGTAACCAATGTAATAGAGACCATGGTGAGTTCTGAGCTCTCCAAACAAATGACTGACTAATTCTGGCATTTAAATGAGGTCTAAATATCTTTCATAAATTCAACccacaataaaagaaaaaaaaaaaattatttgaggAATATGTGAGGCTATGGTTTAGGGTCCAGATAATATTAAAGTTGAATATTCTTTTGAATATTCATAATTCTATCATTTCTATATTCTATAattcttttttgcatttcagaatGTGGACTCTGACTCAGAGGGCTCAGAGCCTCTTCGTCATGTCCGACGTTCACAGACCTTGAAGGTGGCCTTGAAGTTCCCCAGCAGGAAAACGGTCCACAAGAAGGCATCCTCCACAGAGGCCCTCCCTCAGTCCAAAGACCCTGAGTCCAACTCTGAGGAGGGTGAAAGCTTCTTGGACAAGAGGGCGCTCAACATCCGGGAGAACAAAGCGATGGTAAGCAAGGTGCAGGCTTATGGGTGCATGGGTACTGCGGAGGCGCAGTGTTTAATGAGCTCTCACTGACTTGGTGATCGATTTCTTTTCAGCTTTCTAAACTGATGGCCGAGCTGAACAAAGTACCTGGGCTGATGCCCAAAAGGACATCTCTTCTCACAGCAAATACGGTGAGGATGCAGATAAATACTGCTTTGGCCGTTTTTATTTGAATGCGTTTATGAGCGCTGCTATGATGCTCAAAACTGACCTTCAATTCAGTAGTACGGCTGGTTTTTTCTTCTGCCTGATAGTCCATAGTTCAACAATGTCACTGTTCGGCCACAGATTGTATACATCTGGTGAGTCAGGTTTAAATTGATCCCTGATTAGAGGGTAGGAATGAAAGCCAGCTGAACTACTGGTCCCACGGGCCAGATTTGTGTATCTCTGCCTTACACAGTCACTATGCACAACAgtgctttgcttttttctgcATATAAGATGGAAGCAGTGTACCCATTCCTTCTGTCCCAGGTGGGTTAGTTATAAGGTAGCAGTGTTGATAGAAGCGGTATGCTGTAAATTGGGATGATGTAGTTGAGTTGTCGGTGTGCATGTTGTTCTTTCTGCAGCCTCGACGTGTCCCCCGCCATTCTGTGGGAACTCCCAGTGCCCGTAGGAGGAACCCTGAGCGCACCTCTCGACCTCACACACGTTCCCGCTCCCTCATCGAtggccccccctcacccccgcctGAGGAAGACCCGGAGGATAAGTTCAGTCTGGTGCGCAGGAGCCGCTGCTATGAAGAGGTGATAGAAGAAACGGTgagtgttctacctgggaagacatggagcagtggttagagccTAGAGCAATGATTACATATTCTGTTCTGTAGTTCATGTGACCTTGGTTTGCTAGATCTGTGATTGGTACAACATGCCATACATCTTGTATTCATGCAGTTGTTGCATTGATCAAGGGCCACTCTGTCACTTGCAATGTGATAACTTGATGTTCAGGGCTAGCTACTGCTTCATATCACCTCAATGCAAAGTTCTTTGATAGGACCTTAAGACTTTCTTTTCTCCTGGATGAGTAGGTACACCTACAGATCAATGTCTTGTGACATTGTCCCCCCTCCGCCTTGAATCCAGTGTGTTTTATCTGTCACTCTGCTTGTAGAGGGAGCCTCGTCGGCGCAGCTACAATGGAACGATGGCCATTCTTCATGTGGTCCGTCCTGTGGAGGATGTTACACAGGCTGAGCTGGATAACATTTGTTTCAACGTCCGAGAGAAGGTCTACGACCGCTCCACTGTGAGTTTTTGTTCCCGCTTCTTGTGGGTGAATGGTTGTATGGGTCTGATTTTCACTGTTATAATACATTGGTTTAATTGGGGCCCCATAGGGATCCACTTGCCACCAGTGTCGCCAGAAGACCAAGGACACCAAGACAAACTGCCGTAACCCAGAGTGTGTTGGAGTGAGGGGTCAGTTCTGTGGGCCATGCCTCCGCAACCGTTACGGCGAAGAGGTCCGAGATGCCCTACTGGACCCAGTGAGTACTGCGTCTTTCCTCAGTCTACTAATGGGAAGTGCCTGTGATCTAAGGGCTACGTTTATACTCTTATCTGGTCCAGTTCAGATCTCTGTCAGATTTCCTGTTTGTCTGATTGT
It contains:
- the cdca7a gene encoding cell division cycle-associated protein 7a isoform X2, with protein sequence MAPSRTKRQQAPVTASTRMNLRSFRNVPLVPMETSSSSSDDSCDSFGSDGFSNTKRPYTRARVTAKMSKVFEATSDEETSDGFAAKDVTNVIETMNVDSDSEGSEPLRHVRRSQTLKVALKFPSRKTVHKKASSTEALPQSKDPESNSEEGESFLDKRALNIRENKAMLSKLMAELNKVPGLMPKRTSLLTANTPRRVPRHSVGTPSARRRNPERTSRPHTRSRSLIDGPPSPPPEEDPEDKFSLVRRSRCYEEVIEETREPRRRSYNGTMAILHVVRPVEDVTQAELDNICFNVREKVYDRSTGSTCHQCRQKTKDTKTNCRNPECVGVRGQFCGPCLRNRYGEEVRDALLDPEWRCPPCRGICNCSFCRARDGRCATGVLVYLAKYHGYDNVHAYLLSLKRELEGSQ
- the cdca7a gene encoding cell division cycle-associated protein 7a isoform X1 encodes the protein MNYLPQRLRTPYRVRINVQAYIARQQAPVTASTRMNLRSFRNVPLVPMETSSSSSDDSCDSFGSDGFSNTKRPYTRARVTAKMSKVFEATSDEETSDGFAAKDVTNVIETMNVDSDSEGSEPLRHVRRSQTLKVALKFPSRKTVHKKASSTEALPQSKDPESNSEEGESFLDKRALNIRENKAMLSKLMAELNKVPGLMPKRTSLLTANTPRRVPRHSVGTPSARRRNPERTSRPHTRSRSLIDGPPSPPPEEDPEDKFSLVRRSRCYEEVIEETREPRRRSYNGTMAILHVVRPVEDVTQAELDNICFNVREKVYDRSTGSTCHQCRQKTKDTKTNCRNPECVGVRGQFCGPCLRNRYGEEVRDALLDPEWRCPPCRGICNCSFCRARDGRCATGVLVYLAKYHGYDNVHAYLLSLKRELEGSQ
- the cdca7a gene encoding cell division cycle-associated protein 7a isoform X3, yielding MNLRSFRNVPLVPMETSSSSSDDSCDSFGSDGFSNTKRPYTRARVTAKMSKVFEATSDEETSDGFAAKDVTNVIETMNVDSDSEGSEPLRHVRRSQTLKVALKFPSRKTVHKKASSTEALPQSKDPESNSEEGESFLDKRALNIRENKAMLSKLMAELNKVPGLMPKRTSLLTANTPRRVPRHSVGTPSARRRNPERTSRPHTRSRSLIDGPPSPPPEEDPEDKFSLVRRSRCYEEVIEETREPRRRSYNGTMAILHVVRPVEDVTQAELDNICFNVREKVYDRSTGSTCHQCRQKTKDTKTNCRNPECVGVRGQFCGPCLRNRYGEEVRDALLDPEWRCPPCRGICNCSFCRARDGRCATGVLVYLAKYHGYDNVHAYLLSLKRELEGSQ